The Macaca nemestrina isolate mMacNem1 chromosome 8, mMacNem.hap1, whole genome shotgun sequence genome contains the following window.
aacaaaatctgGAATATACTGACAATAGGGTATTATTTCTTGCCATaataagaaggaaggaaattctgacatatgctacaacatggatgaaccttgagcaCATCAcactaagtgaagtaagccagtcaCAAGATAACAAATATTGTATGAGTTCACTTACATAAGatatctagagtagtcaaattcacagtgACAGAAAGTAGAGAGGTGAATTGCTAGGGGCTTGGGGGATAGCAAGGATGGACAGTTGATGAATGGGTGTAGAATTCCAGTTGTGCAAATTGGAAAGAGTTCTGcagattggttgcacaacaagGTGAATGAACCTGACACTACTGACCTGTACCTAGGTAACCTGTACACGTAAcatggttaagatggtaagttttatgtgtatgttactataattttttaaaaagcaatgtatGCTATATTCTTCTATTGTGTTACTATGTAGGAACTTCACaaaaattctttcatttatttaatagatatgtATCAAGTACCCACTAAGAGCTAGGCACTATTCCAGCAGCTGAGATACAGCCACAAGCAACATCTCTAGTCTTTGAAACTTATAATGCAGGGTAGGAAACAATATAGGTAAGTCAGTACACAAATATTAGAAAACACCTGGCAGTGATAAATTCTATAGAGAGAACAAATTAGAGTGAAATGATACCCAGCTAACAGGAGGGCTACTTTTAACTGGATGTGAAGagttattgatttattttctacaACATTAGGCACTCTACAACATTAGGCACTCTCCAAAACAGCCGTTGGACTACTGGCCAGCAAGAAAAACTAATACAATATTGAAGGGACTTGGTTCCATTCAGGCGGTtttaatgctatttaaaaataaagatcataGTTTAAGTTTTTTCatagtttaaattttattctataaCCCACTGTAGTGGATTTACCATAGGATGATTATCAGTGGTGTTCATTTCTCACTCATATTCAGAATTCTCATAGCATAACATTGTAAATAAAACTGTCTTATCGCTTAGCAAACACAGGAAAGGGTGTTCAGAGttccaggaagaaaagagaaaatagactttGGAGAAAGTAAGATAAAGACCTGGTAGAGGGACTCTGAGGACATCTTATCCTGGCACAGTGATCTagtgcaggggtccccaacccctgggccaccaaccagtaccagtctgtggcctgttaggaactgggccgcacagtGGGCGGTAAGCCGCGGGCGAGCAAGCATTACTGCCTCAGCTCCACCTCCTCTCAGATGAGCgttggcattagattctcataggagtgtgaaccccaTTGTGacctgcacatgcgagggatctaggctgcCTGATGATccgaggtggaacagtttcatcccgaagcCATCTTTCACCCCCACAACCCCATGGAAAAATTACCTTCCGTGAAAActgtccctggtgccaaagaGTTTGGGGACCGATGATCTAGTGGACCTCTGTCCTGGCCAAAGTTGGTGATGTGACTTTCCAAGATGAAGCTGTTGCAGAAGGTTGCACCTTTGTGCGAGGTGGTAGCAGAGGCCCAGCTTGTGCAGGCAAACAGGGGACTCAGCATTACTCCCTTTAGAATTAATTGCTGGGGGCTCACTATTCATTTCAAAACCTGCAGCATAGTCAACAGATTCTTGCATTACCACCGGGCCCTTCTTCAGAAAAGAAATCTATGGTAGAACCTGGGTATCCACTTACACAGCCCAGGTCTTAATCTCagcaatcattcattcattcctgccacacagtgactcatgctttATTTCTCCCTCAGATTTCAGATGAACTCAGAAGGCCAGGGAACAGAGGTCAGCTCTATCTCCAGATGCTATGCTTAGCACAATCACTTCTTTCCTTATTGCCGCAGAAAGTGACTCCCCACAGGCCTATGCTTATTTGTCGTAAATATCTGGAGTTATCCCATACCCATTTTTTCTATGctgaggaaaaagaaacattcaaaCAAATCCACCTGCTTACGGAGATGTATGTTACAATCTGTTTTGGCCAGATGGTCAATTGTTGGAAAATTCTGTTGGTACTGTGTGGAAGAACACAGGGCAGAAAGACATAAAATTGATTTGTTGAGTGGCTGTGGTGGCCCAGGCACAAAGATGTGTTTGGAGGACAGAACAGAACAAGATCTatgtggtccctgccctcagagaACTCCCAGACCAGCTAGAAAACAAGATGATTCAAGGACTAAGGAATTGTGGTGAGTGCTGTGATAGAAGGGGGTCATGGAAGTACATGAAATGGAAATTAACTTAATCTAGGGGATGAGGAAACCCTCCCAGAGAAAATGGCACTTAAGCAAAGATCTAAGGATGCATTGGAGTGGGGAAGTGATAGGCAGGACACTAGGAAAAGAGGAGGGCATTTGCAAAGGTCTAGAAGCAAAAGGGCACACAATGCTTGGGGAAAATGTGGGGAAAAATCCAGTTTCTTTGGGTTATAATGTGAGGAGatgagggggaagggagggagagacagggcTGGAATGCAGGGCTGGGTGGGACTGGGAATGGTCTTGTAAAGAATTAATGGAGACCAGCTGTGAGGGTGGTGTGGCTAATAAAAAGGGAGCCACAAAGCCCAGTGTAGGAGACCAGGTAGCAGCTTAAGGAGAAAGATGGGAGAATGGCCTGTACTGAGAAGAGGCAGTAGAGAAGAAAGATGTGGAAGGACGAAAGACAGATTTAGGAGGTAGAACACCCAggattccctttctccccacaggTAAATAACACCTGGGCTTCACTCATTCCACAGAGATCTAAGCAAAAAGGAAACTATTTTGGAAGAGGATTCAAATCACATGAAGTGTTTATGAAGTGGCAGTGTCGCACATGATACCTTCTGTATAAGAGGGTTGGCAAATTGATTCCTGCTTTAGATAGTTCATCACCAAACAGATAGTGAAACAAGACAAATTTTAAATGATGTATAgaccaggcacgatggctcacacctgtaatcccagcactttgggaagccaaggttggcagatgacttgaggtcaggagttcgagaccagcctgggcaacaaggtgaaatcccgtgtctactaaaaatacaaaaattatctgggcgtggtggtgggtgcctataatcccagcttctagggaggctgaggcagagttgcttgcttgaagccgggaactggaagttgcagtgggccgagatttcgccattgcactctaggctgggcagcagagcaagtctccatctcgaaaaacacttttttaattaaaaaaattaaaaatgatgtaTATACCACTATTACATGAATGATgcaacagcattattcacaatagccaaaaggtaaaaGCAATGTAAGTGTCCATGGgtggatgactggataaacaaaatgtggtatttatgTGCAAAGGAATATCATTCAACCTTcaaaaggaaggacattctgacacatgctacagtacggatgaacctggaggccatcatgctcagtgaaataagccagtcacggAAGGACAAATACTGTCCGATTCCAGttatatgaggtacctaaagTAGTTAAAGTTATAGAGagaaaaagtagaatggtgatcaccagggcctgtgggggagggaggaaaggggagttagtgtttaatgggtacagtgtCAGTTTGGGAAGAGGAAAAAGCCCCAGGAGTGGATGGTGGTGAGGGTATCAGCAAAGTGAATGTACattgagctgtacacttaaaGATGGTTACAATGGTCAACAGTATGTTACATGTATGTTACCacaggttttttaaatttaaaaatattctttttaaaaaggcagtcaTTGCCATTCCTAGTGTTGTCCACTctgaaatattcaaaattatttcaaaccaACGCTAaattaacttcattttttaaaatagttttaattttaaacaatgaTAAAGGTAATAcattttcattgtaaaaatatagaaaatacaaaaaagtgtcgttaaaggataatttttagaaaaaatgtaaacatcGTGACTTtcacacaaatataaaatgaatatgtgTGAAAGATGTTAACTCCTTATTGAATAAGGAAACCAGTATGATGTTAAAACCAAAGAAGCTGGCCActtgcctgcagtcctagctactccagaggctgaggcgggatactcacctgagcccaggagtttgcaacctgcctgggcaacacaggcgAAACTCCCCAACCctgtttaaaacaaataaataaacaaaagaaaaagaaaaaaaaatgcaaagaacaaAAGGACACATATACACAGGCAAACAGGAATGCTAAAATGAAATTACAAATCAATGCCATACTGGTCAGTATCCACTGGGCAATAATCATTCCACTGGGACAAACTCATTAGCTTTGATGTTGACAAAAGTCATTTGCAATACTACCGGCTTTCCATAATGTATAGAGTTGTAAAAGAACCTACAGAGGAGGAAAGGCCACAGGACcctgtaaaattaaataaacctGCAAAAAGTGCTAAGCAGGACACCCAGGAATACCCGTCCCTCCTCTAGTCCCCTTGAAAGTCTTTCACAAGgcggaaaaaggaaaagaaaatcctcaTGTAACCCTTCTGCCCAGAAATACACTGGCACGGATTCTTTAGAGACGGATTTAATCCAGAATGTGGAGCCTTTATTAAGGAAATCAATCAGGTGCAACGTTCTGGGACACGCTCCTGGACTGGGTGGGCTGCGGCACACTGACCCAGCGCACCTCCAACCCCCGGGAGCGCTCGGCACCGCCCACTTCTCTGCGAGTGGCTGCAAGTTGCTGAGCAAACCTGGGGGCCATCGGGAACCTTCTGAGAGTGGAGGGCGAAGCTATAAGCGCAGGGTCGAAGGGCAGGCAcgggaaaaaaaattctaggaaCCGAGATCCGCTGCGCGGCAGGGCTGCGCAGCCACCGCGTCCCGGCAGCGCCGCCTCTTTCCCTCCCCGCCCACCGCCCGCCTGGCCGCTCTGGGCGGTGCGAGGAGCCAGGGGCGGGGCGACCTTTGCTCCGGCCTGGAGCAGTCTAGGCCAGGCGTGGCCCAGCCACCCGGCTGCAAGTTGGGGCGTCCCCGCCGCTCGGATCCCCATCTCGCCTGACGCGCGCGAGGTGGCCCCGCTGCTTCCTGCGCACACCTCGGGTCCCTCCCTCCCGGGCCGGGTTTGGCCGCTGCGGCCGCCCCTGGGCGCCCGCGCCCGGACCCGCGGTTTCGGTCAGACTCGCCCGCGGGCTGGTTTCGATTAGGGCCAGTAGGAGGGCGGAGCGGCCGGGACGCAAGGAGGGAACTAGCCTGAGTGGGGACGGTCCCCGCGCAGGAGACAAAGAGCGTCCCTGGAGCGATCTGGGCGCAGGAACCCGACCCGGAGCCCGGGGCGTCCGCGCTGACTTCGGGTCCCCGGAGCCCGGGGCACAGCAGGGAGAAGACGGCGGAGAAGGCGACAGCAGAGAAGGAAGGCAGGCTGCAGGGGCGCCGTCGGCGCGGCGGGCCGGGATGCGGACGCCGGTGGTGATGACGCTGGGCATGGTGTTCGCGCCCTGCGGGCTGCTGTTCAACCTGACCAGCACGCTGGCGCCCGGCTGGCGGCTGGTGAAGGGCTTCCTGGACCAGCCAGTGGACGTGGAGTTGTACCAGGGCCTGTGGGACATGTGTCGCGAGCAGAGCAGCAGCGAGCGCGAGTGCGGCCAGCAGGACGAGTGTGGCTACTTCGAGGCCCAGCCCGTGTTGGTGGCGCGGGCACTCATGGTCACCTCGCTGGCCGTCACGGTCCTGGGGCTGCTGCTGGCGTCGTTGGGCGTGCGCTGCTGGCAGGACGTGCCCAACTTCGTGCTGGCCGGACTCTCGGGCGTCGTGCTCTTCGTCGCCGGCCTCCTCAGCCTCATACCCGTGTCCTGGTACAACCACTTCTTGAGGGACCGCGACGTCCTGCCCGCCCCGGCCAGCGCGGTCACGGTGCAGGTCAGCTACAGCCTGGTGCTGGGCTACCTGGGCAGCTGCCTGCTGCTGCTGGGCGGCTTCTCGCTGGCGCTCAGCTTCGCGCCCTGGTGCAAGGAGCGCCGCAAGGCGCCCTCCGCCGGGCCTCGCCGCAGCAGCGTCAGCACCATCCAAGTGGAGTGGCCCGAGCCCGAGCTGACGCCCGCCATCAAGTACTACAGCGACGGCCAGCACCGACCGCCGCCTGCCCAGCACCGCAAGCCCAAGCCCAAGGTCGGCTTCCCCATGCCCCGGCCGCCGCCAAAGGCCTACACCAACTCGGTGGACGTCCTCGCCGGGGAGGGGTGGGAGGCGGCCCAGTCCCAGGACTCTCTCTCGTGCAGCAGCCACCCCTGCGACAGCACGCTGCCCTGCGACTCCGACCTCTAGACGCCTGTAGAGCCTGGGGGGCGCCGGGTGGCAAAGGACTCACCCCCGCACAGGCGCGCCTGGCTCCGAATTGGAACCCGGACACTTGCCCCTCCCTGGTGTGGATGGAAATCTTCCTTTCGTGGGACCTAACAGGACTCCTTGGACGATTAGTTGAGGGTGGGTTTGGTTTTCTTCTTAAAGAGTTTAGTTTTCCTCTCCAGAGGGATCAGGGTCCTCTTAGGGAGTGACgggcttttcatattttttttgctGAAGCATATATGGAAAGGGTGGCATTTGGGTCACGTGGACCAGAGACAGTAACAAGTGTTGAAATCAGCAGTGCTCAGAAACAATTTAACACCTTGAAACGACAATATTCTAAAGTACTGATGAATCTTGCATCAATATaattattgggttttttttttctttttcctgctgtaTAACTCGTTGCCATGCACACTCTCAAGAGGCCAATATATTCCTGGCCATGTTTGAATGAGCCTCTTAAAATAAACTTAGAGCCATGCAAATGCCAGCAGTTTAATATATTTCATGGAATGAAATAACGTGATTAACTCATAGCTACATATCATTGCATAAATGGGATTGATcttttttctcacttatttttgcTGTGAAAGTTGAGGGCATGCAAGAGTTTCTCTTCCAGAAGCCGGGAGGAGAATGAAGGTCCTAATGCTGTACTATTCCACCTTTTGGACGCCTCGTCCAGGACACAGATGACTCTAGGTTTAACATTTTGTACCAAATGGAACCTGTTGTTAATCACATTAAAGcacatatgtatgtatcttttatttataaattaaattttaaaacaatagtttCAGTATATCCACAAAAGCTCTCTTGTCTTCAGTACAACCTTTGGGAGTTTAAACATTCATTACTGACAATTTCCTGGCTGCCTGGGCACTTGTGTCTGAAATCTAGCACTCAAATCTTTGCACCTCTTAGCATAAggtgactaaaaaaaaaaaaaaaagccaacggGCCCCACTTAAGTCCCTGATTACTTTGTTTTCAGGTTCATGCTATTTCTGTGCAAAGCCAAGTCTATTGTTGAGAGAACAAGAAGCACCAGTTTCCACTTGAGGTGAGACTGGAGATCTTTTCCTTTGTAGCAGTGGTGCTTAGAATCACAGGAAGGCAGCTATGTGTTCCATGACGGGGACTGGGTCTCCAGCAGGGCTGGCTTCAATTCCAAGTGGTTCATTTAAGGGTGCCTTTAACTGAACTGAATCTCATCTTTAAAACCTGCCGGTCAGAGGTGGGAACATTCAGTTCAGCAAGCCCTGATAATAGCTATGATGGGGCTAACTTAATAGCCCATGCTGCCTGTTAGAGTGGAAGGGATGATAGAGATTCACTTCCCTTGCCATTCGGTACTAGAatctcttgtttttctctttctgaagccAGGCTTTCATGTGTAGGCTGTATCACTTTGGAACATCTTTCAAATGCAGATTCTGCTTGGGTAGATCTGGAGTGAGGCCCTGAAATGATTTCCTAACTAGCTCCCAGGAGATGCCAATGCTGCCGGCTCATGGGCCACACTAGGAGTTGCAAGGCTTTCGCTGGGACTATGTCTCACTCGAATTTCAATCCCAACTGATGGCTGGTATTCAGACCTTTGAGTGCCTGCCACCGAGATGAGCTTGGGGACTTGCTCGAGGGTACAGAGCCAGAATGGAGAAAGTGCAACAGGGCCCTTTTCCACTAACACCTCCGAAGGCAGCAGTTAGGGTCCTGAGAAGTCAGCACCTAGCAGACACCATACAGGTACCGGACTCCTGGGAAATGCGGAGTCTAGGCTGCGTGGTAATTCTGTCTCCAGGGAAGCtttagtaaaaacaaacaaaactcatgttttgtgtgttttgcttTTCTCCCCATCCCAATGATTCTCCACTGCCTTATATGCAAAATATTTCCTGCCTGAGGATTAGGATTCGGTTGCTGAGAGTTAAAACTCTACTTTTCCCCTATCAAGACAAAAAAGCTAAAACTCcccctttaaaaatacaaactgctTTTTGCTATAGAAATGTTCAAgacagcctgtaatcccagtgctttgggaggccaagtggaaGGAAtgctttgaggccaggagttcaagaccagcctgggcaacatagctagaccccgtgtctacaaaaaaaattttttttaattaggcatAGTGGCAACATGCCTAGAGTCctagatacttaggaggctgaggcagcaggatcacttaagcccaggagttcaaggcggTAGTGAACTAAAGCAcactactgcagtccagcctgggcaacagagcaagaccttttgttaaaaaaaaaaaacaaatcaggaCAGCATGAAAAAACTCCTGCATCACTCCAGGATCCACGTTTGGCCTGAGGGTCATTCTCTGCCACAGCAAGTCTCAGGAGTTGCTGCTGTGGGTAAGAATTGATCCTAAACTTGTCCTAAACTTACCACTGACCAGCCCAGCAACTGCCCCGCAGAGAACACACTGAAAGCATTTCTGTCTTGCATCAAGCCCTTCTGACCTGCCAGACTCATGTTTAATCCTCCCCATCCCCATAGGAAGTGGGAGTCCCCATCGCAATGGATGAAGTCTTTTTCGAGATTACTCAAGCGATGCTGAGAGGACGGTGAGATCTGTGAAGGTAGGGCAGAAACTGCTTTAACGCACCCCTGCTCTACCCAGTCTGGCTCTCATCTAGACACACGCCCTCACCAAGGAGGGGTGTGGCTTTGAGCACACAGCTGGTTCTCTACTGTGGAGGCTGCAGGAGGAGCTGTCAGGGTGCTTTGGCAACCATCCTCCCCTTCATTGTGTAGATCGTTCACTCAGTATGTTTTTGGGCATCTGACATTTTGCCAGCACATTTGTGGGCACCGCAGAAAACAATACTATCCAGGCCCATTCTGTGTGGAACTTAGATACTCTCCAGTGATCgtgtacaaataaaatgaaaaagattaagCCGGAAATcaaggaatggaggaagaaagatgtttttttttgttttgttttgttttgttttttggagacagggtctcactctgtcgcccaggctgaagtgcagtgacatgatgaGGGCTcgctgcagtctcaacctcccagcctcaatgcatcctccagcctcagccttccaagtagctgggaccacagatatgCATCACatcacccagctaatgttttgttttgtttttggttttggttttggttttgtatagacagaatctcactatgtcacctaggctggtctcaaactcctgagctcaagtgatcttctcaccttggcctcccaaagtgctggaattagaggtgaaAGCTCCCACACCTGGCCACAGGTGATATTGTAGGAAAAGTGGTCAGGAAGAAGGAGGTACTTGGGCAGAGAactgaaagaagagagagaggagccttttaggcagaaggaacaaCTTCAAGTTTCCACTAGAGCAAATGTGAAAACAGGTGGGCGTCTCAGTCTCACTACAGCTAGTTTTGCTTCTCCTTCATTCTAGAATTGGGTGGGAAGGCCAAGAAGCAGCTGGTGGTACAATGAAGTAACCCTGAGTCAACCTTGTCATCTACTCTTTGTCAGGCTAACAGATTCTTTCACAGGGAATACCATCTGGAACAAATTCACCCTGTCTTCTAGAATATTTCTGTAAGCAGACAGGGAGGGTCTCTGGGGATTCTAGGAATTTAATCAACTTGAGCAATCAGCCTGTTTTGCAGCCTCGTGCCCTGCAGTCTGTTTCTTCCTAGACCCTGTGTGGTCACCCAGCTGGTTAAAAGCAGCTCCTGACAGGTCCCAGCAACTTAGAGATGAACTGGGTGAACTTTCCTCATGGCCATTCTATAGTCTCCACCCCAGGGAGCAGCAGCTTCACGAGCAACCACATGCAACCTATGTGCTGGCATGAGGACTCACTGCATTGGCGCCACTGGGACCCCTCCTCTGCATGCAATGcaccccctcccctctccatcaCCCCTTAGAACCCTCCTGTCACTCTCCCTCTGGGAGACACTGCTTTGGAGAATAATCCCAGAGCCCTTCTTACTTGTGCCAAGGAATAAAACTCCTATTGATCACACACCTGCGTTCTCAAGGAGCATGGTTTGTTATTCATCAGACCTACCCCTTTTTGGGGGTAACATTTCCAGAATCAAAAATaagcaatttctttttcttttctttttttttttttttttttttttttttttttggagacagggtctccctctgtcacccaggctggagtgcagtggcatgattttggctcattgcagctttaatctcccgggttcaagtgattctcccacctcagcctcccaagtagttgggaccacaggcacatatcaccatgcctggctaattttttgcatatttttgtagagatggggtttctccatgttgcccagactggtctcaaactcctgagctcaggagattcacctgcctcagcctcccaaaatgctgggattacaggcgtgagccaccatgtaagCAAAAAGTAAGCAACTTCATGTGTGAATAGTCCTCCACTAAGTAGGACTGAACACGTGAAAACAAGGTTTCATTTGTTCAAATCAAGGAAAATATAGACAGAGCTTAGCAGGGGGAACAGTGCTGACAAGGGGACTTGATTCTTCAGTGGCATGTGGAGAGAATGGCTTAAGACTTGATTGAACCCATTTAACTCTTGTCCTACTGGTGGCCCAAGTTATACCGAGGCTCTGGCAAGGTGAACCAGCAGCACCTCTTGTAAAGCAATGTGACCAGTGGGTTGAGAGCCTGGGAGGGCAGGAGATGCCTTTCACAGGTACCAAATGCCTCTCTATTGTTTTGCATAGAGAAAGTGACATGGAGCCTGAGGCCACTGACACTTTTCCCCTACCACCATGTTTGCTCTTCACAATGACTCCCAAAGAGCTGCCTCTCACCACGGGGCTAAGGGAGGCTAGACAAGATCACTGCAATTTTTCTAGAACTTTGATGATACCTGCCTCCAAA
Protein-coding sequences here:
- the LOC105491138 gene encoding claudin-23, encoding MRTPVVMTLGMVFAPCGLLFNLTSTLAPGWRLVKGFLDQPVDVELYQGLWDMCREQSSSERECGQQDECGYFEAQPVLVARALMVTSLAVTVLGLLLASLGVRCWQDVPNFVLAGLSGVVLFVAGLLSLIPVSWYNHFLRDRDVLPAPASAVTVQVSYSLVLGYLGSCLLLLGGFSLALSFAPWCKERRKAPSAGPRRSSVSTIQVEWPEPELTPAIKYYSDGQHRPPPAQHRKPKPKVGFPMPRPPPKAYTNSVDVLAGEGWEAAQSQDSLSCSSHPCDSTLPCDSDL